One window of the Camelina sativa cultivar DH55 chromosome 1, Cs, whole genome shotgun sequence genome contains the following:
- the LOC104782788 gene encoding uncharacterized protein LOC104782788 isoform X3: protein MNAARFSCHFFRGFRTLKDALRHVFASRIAEIKDSPLWNKLAFVSSACNRLVLMDESLQLLPSVESLDLSRNKFAKVDNLRRCFKLKHLDLGFNQLRKISHLSEVSCHLVKLVLRNNALTTLHGIENLKSLEGLDVSFNLISDFSELEFLGSLSFLTDLWLEGNPICCARWYRAHVLSYVARPNDLKLDGKHIGNREFWKRQVVVTRRKSQPASYGFYSPAREEADDEGSCNRKKKKIYRLASIDSEEESTYVNSDQESASCDPETLSKEESIKSDHEADVFGLISKVEQLKKERSVLWLREFKEWIDHPSEEFVDVRKKENSTDSEEKYYTKNSNEFNGETLRYAPGNLPGFQITDPTQTHQAFFLDGKPDENGNMSTSDATQDMTGSVLPSSPPHYQKDVLHRRQNLVEEILQLSADSYSVASSDSTSSCSENEDYDSEQSNPEQDTLTLSGNKGTNFLDSQPEKSSIIKTWRIDDSFKAKTTKILSKLHRSELASGVNQIYHWFDKRKSKRKHRKRDVSLLEENSVINNGETTHRSDADISDSSEDEYISDHFQEGSLTTGCNSKRSTRFLGPEKSLEVIGGLVEEYFTSTQPDSSVDETCRIFVTCDCILPQESTCKQQEVVLLLSSQEKLYVLLVGVSTADSQKSNLSLLCSRTIDDIQDVSVGLGLQVVRLRFREDAEYIFITGSIEKTTVLLSIIKFLDSQVTDSKCSLGSLENVQVELFEKDICRGMKPSIFQYNVLHFHGSTLGDVTWLPRSLFVAGGHLFICNEDFRQLSSLLTDASSAPYFSLDSTCSISDIFEMVIESRRSPCLSLKIKHKDSTFQTRQKRTVNSVTWKLKLLSTECVLKFVALVNGLHPDSSESPLLVRHLGER, encoded by the exons ATGAACGCTGCAAGGTTTTCATGTCATTTCTTCAGAGGTTTCAGGACACTAAAG GATGCGTTGCGGCATGTGTTCGCTAGTAGAATCGCCGAGATTAAGGATTCACCACTGTGGAATAAGTTGGCTTTCGTTTCTTCCGCTTGTAACCGTCTTGTGCTCATGGATGAGTCATTGCAGCTTCTTCCATCTGTTGAGTCGCTTGATCTGAGTCGGAACAAGTTTGCAAAGGTGGATAATCTTCGGAGATGTTTCAAGTTGAAACACCTTGATCTCGGGTTCAATCAACTTAGAAAAATCTCTCACTTGAGTGAG GTATCCTGTCACCTAGTTAAACTTGTTTTGAGGAATAATGCGCTGACTACATTACATGGGATTGAGAATTTGAAGTCACTTGAAGGCCTTGATGTTTCCTTCAACCTTATTTCCGACTTTTCAGAACTAGAGTTTCTCGGGAGTCTTTCATTCTTGACAGACTTGTGGTTGGAAGGAAATCCAATTTGTTGTGCTCGTTGGTATAGGGCACATGTCCTCAGCTACGTTGCTCGTCCCAATGat TTGAAGCTAGATGGCAAACATATAGGGAATAGAGAATTTTGGAAGAGGCAGGTTGTTGTCACCCGTAGGAAAAGTCAGCCTGCCAGCTATGGGTTCTACTCGCCGGCCAGAGAGGAAGCTGATGATGAAGGAAGCTGTAATAGAAAAAAG AAGAAAATCTATCGGCTCGCGTCTATTGATAGTGAGGAAGAAAGCACCTACGTGAATTCTGATCAAGAGTCTGCTTCATGTGACCCCGAGACTCTAAGCAAAGAGGAGAGTATCAAGTCTGACCACGAAGCTGATGTCTTTGGTCTAATAAGTAAAGTTGAACAGTTGAAGAAAGAACGTTCTGTTCTTTGGCTTCGAGAGTTTAAGGAGTGGATAGATCATCCATCAGAGGAGTTTGTGGATGTCAGAAAAAAGGAGAACAGTACTGATTCAGAGGAAAAGTATTACACGAAGAATTCAAATGAATTCAATGGTGAAACATTGAGATATGCACCAGGGAATTTACCAGGTTTCCAAATTACAGATCCAACTCAGACGCATCAAGCTTTTTTTCTCGATGGGAAGCCAGATGAAAATGGAAACATGTCAACATCGGATGCTACTCAGGATATGACAGGATCAGTTTTGCCCTCATCACCCCCTCATTACCAAAAGGATGTCTTACACCGGCGTCAGAACCTGGTGGAAGAAATCTTACAGCTATCAGCAGATTCGTATTCAGTGGCATCCTCTGATAGCACAAGCAGCTGCAGTgaaaatgaagattatgattCTGAGCAATCAAATCCTGAACAGGATACGTTGACTCTTAGTGGGAATAAAGGCACAAACTTCCTTGACTCTCAACCAGAGAAGAGTAGCATCATAAAGACTTGGAGGATAGATGATTCATTCAAAGCAAAGACCACTAAAATTCTTTCGAAACTGCATAGAAGTGAGCTTGCTTCTGGTGTTAACCAGATTTACCATTGGTTTGACAAACGGAAAAGCAAGAGGAAGCATAGAAAAAGAGATGTTTCCTTACTGGAGGAAAATAGTGTCATAAATAATGGAGAAACAACTCATAGAAGTGATGCAGATATCAGTGATTCTAGTGAAGATGAATATATTTCTGATCATTTTCAAGAAGGTTCCTTGACTACGGGTTGTAACAGTAAGAGAAGTACTAGATTTTTGGGACCTGAAAAATCCCTTGAAGTAATAGGTGGTCTAGTGGAGGAATACTTTACATCAACACAGCCAGATTCCAGCGTTGATGAGACTTGTAGGATATTCGTTACGTGTGACTGTATACTACCACAAGAATCTACCTGCAAACAACA GGAAGTGGTGTTGCTGCTGAGTAGCCAAGAAAAACTGTATGTGCTGCTCGTGGGTGTCTCTACTGCTGATTCACAAA AGAGTAACTTAAGTTTATTGTGTTCGCGTACGATCGATGATATACAAGACGTCTCAGTTGGTCTAGGACTTCAGGTTGTGAG GCTACGCTTTAGGGAGGATGCGGAGTACATTTTCATAACAGGGAGCATTGAGAAAACAACAGTTTTACTCAGTATCATAAAATTCTTGGATTCTCAGGTTACAGATTCAAAATGTTCTTTGGGAAG TTTGGAGAATGTTCAAGTGGAATTGTTTGAGAAAGATATATGTAGGGGTATGAAGCCAAGTATATTCCAGTATAATGTTCTCCATTTTCATGGCAGCACTCTTGGAG ATGTGACGTGGCTTCCACGGTCGCTCTTTGTGGCGGGTGGACATCTCTTCATATGCAATGAAGACTTCAGGCAGCTGAGTTCTCTACTGACAGATGCTTCTTCTGCTCCGTATTTCTCACTTGACTCAACCTGCTCCATCTCCGACATATTTGAGATG GTTATTGAATCACGAAGAAGCCCATGCTTGTCACTGAAGATCAAGCATAAGGATTCCACATTTCAAACCAGACAAAAAAGGACAGTGAATTCAGTAACATGGAAGCTCAAGTTACTCAGCACCGAGTGTGTACTTAAATTTGTTGCTCTAGTCAATGGACTTCACCCAGATTCGTCAGAATCCCCGTTGCTCGTAAGGCATTTGGGTGAGAGATAA
- the LOC104782788 gene encoding uncharacterized protein LOC104782788 isoform X2: MNAARFSCHFFRGFRTLKVHDALRHVFASRIAEIKDSPLWNKLAFVSSACNRLVLMDESLQLLPSVESLDLSRNKFAKVDNLRRCFKLKHLDLGFNQLRKISHLSEVSCHLVKLVLRNNALTTLHGIENLKSLEGLDVSFNLISDFSELEFLGSLSFLTDLWLEGNPICCARWYRAHVLSYVARPNDLKLDGKHIGNREFWKRQVVVTRRKSQPASYGFYSPAREEADDEGSCNRKKKKIYRLASIDSEEESTYVNSDQESASCDPETLSKEESIKSDHEADVFGLISKVEQLKKERSVLWLREFKEWIDHPSEEFVDVRKKENSTDSEEKYYTKNSNEFNGETLRYAPGNLPGFQITDPTQTHQAFFLDGKPDENGNMSTSDATQDMTGSVLPSSPPHYQKDVLHRRQNLVEEILQLSADSYSVASSDSTSSCSENEDYDSEQSNPEQDTLTLSGNKGTNFLDSQPEKSSIIKTWRIDDSFKAKTTKILSKLHRSELASGVNQIYHWFDKRKSKRKHRKRDVSLLEENSVINNGETTHRSDADISDSSEDEYISDHFQEGSLTTGCNSKRSTRFLGPEKSLEVIGGLVEEYFTSTQPDSSVDETCRIFVTCDCILPQESTCKQQEVVLLLSSQEKLYVLLVGVSTADSQKSNLSLLCSRTIDDIQDVSVGLGLQVVRLRFREDAEYIFITGSIEKTTVLLSIIKFLDSQVTDSKCSLGSLENVQVELFEKDICRGMKPSIFQYNVLHFHGSTLGDVTWLPRSLFVAGGHLFICNEDFRQLSSLLTDASSAPYFSLDSTCSISDIFEMVIESRRSPCLSLKIKHKDSTFQTRQKRTVNSVTWKLKLLSTECVLKFVALVNGLHPDSSESPLLVRHLGER; encoded by the exons ATGAACGCTGCAAGGTTTTCATGTCATTTCTTCAGAGGTTTCAGGACACTAAAGGTTCat GATGCGTTGCGGCATGTGTTCGCTAGTAGAATCGCCGAGATTAAGGATTCACCACTGTGGAATAAGTTGGCTTTCGTTTCTTCCGCTTGTAACCGTCTTGTGCTCATGGATGAGTCATTGCAGCTTCTTCCATCTGTTGAGTCGCTTGATCTGAGTCGGAACAAGTTTGCAAAGGTGGATAATCTTCGGAGATGTTTCAAGTTGAAACACCTTGATCTCGGGTTCAATCAACTTAGAAAAATCTCTCACTTGAGTGAG GTATCCTGTCACCTAGTTAAACTTGTTTTGAGGAATAATGCGCTGACTACATTACATGGGATTGAGAATTTGAAGTCACTTGAAGGCCTTGATGTTTCCTTCAACCTTATTTCCGACTTTTCAGAACTAGAGTTTCTCGGGAGTCTTTCATTCTTGACAGACTTGTGGTTGGAAGGAAATCCAATTTGTTGTGCTCGTTGGTATAGGGCACATGTCCTCAGCTACGTTGCTCGTCCCAATGat TTGAAGCTAGATGGCAAACATATAGGGAATAGAGAATTTTGGAAGAGGCAGGTTGTTGTCACCCGTAGGAAAAGTCAGCCTGCCAGCTATGGGTTCTACTCGCCGGCCAGAGAGGAAGCTGATGATGAAGGAAGCTGTAATAGAAAAAAG AAGAAAATCTATCGGCTCGCGTCTATTGATAGTGAGGAAGAAAGCACCTACGTGAATTCTGATCAAGAGTCTGCTTCATGTGACCCCGAGACTCTAAGCAAAGAGGAGAGTATCAAGTCTGACCACGAAGCTGATGTCTTTGGTCTAATAAGTAAAGTTGAACAGTTGAAGAAAGAACGTTCTGTTCTTTGGCTTCGAGAGTTTAAGGAGTGGATAGATCATCCATCAGAGGAGTTTGTGGATGTCAGAAAAAAGGAGAACAGTACTGATTCAGAGGAAAAGTATTACACGAAGAATTCAAATGAATTCAATGGTGAAACATTGAGATATGCACCAGGGAATTTACCAGGTTTCCAAATTACAGATCCAACTCAGACGCATCAAGCTTTTTTTCTCGATGGGAAGCCAGATGAAAATGGAAACATGTCAACATCGGATGCTACTCAGGATATGACAGGATCAGTTTTGCCCTCATCACCCCCTCATTACCAAAAGGATGTCTTACACCGGCGTCAGAACCTGGTGGAAGAAATCTTACAGCTATCAGCAGATTCGTATTCAGTGGCATCCTCTGATAGCACAAGCAGCTGCAGTgaaaatgaagattatgattCTGAGCAATCAAATCCTGAACAGGATACGTTGACTCTTAGTGGGAATAAAGGCACAAACTTCCTTGACTCTCAACCAGAGAAGAGTAGCATCATAAAGACTTGGAGGATAGATGATTCATTCAAAGCAAAGACCACTAAAATTCTTTCGAAACTGCATAGAAGTGAGCTTGCTTCTGGTGTTAACCAGATTTACCATTGGTTTGACAAACGGAAAAGCAAGAGGAAGCATAGAAAAAGAGATGTTTCCTTACTGGAGGAAAATAGTGTCATAAATAATGGAGAAACAACTCATAGAAGTGATGCAGATATCAGTGATTCTAGTGAAGATGAATATATTTCTGATCATTTTCAAGAAGGTTCCTTGACTACGGGTTGTAACAGTAAGAGAAGTACTAGATTTTTGGGACCTGAAAAATCCCTTGAAGTAATAGGTGGTCTAGTGGAGGAATACTTTACATCAACACAGCCAGATTCCAGCGTTGATGAGACTTGTAGGATATTCGTTACGTGTGACTGTATACTACCACAAGAATCTACCTGCAAACAACA GGAAGTGGTGTTGCTGCTGAGTAGCCAAGAAAAACTGTATGTGCTGCTCGTGGGTGTCTCTACTGCTGATTCACAAA AGAGTAACTTAAGTTTATTGTGTTCGCGTACGATCGATGATATACAAGACGTCTCAGTTGGTCTAGGACTTCAGGTTGTGAG GCTACGCTTTAGGGAGGATGCGGAGTACATTTTCATAACAGGGAGCATTGAGAAAACAACAGTTTTACTCAGTATCATAAAATTCTTGGATTCTCAGGTTACAGATTCAAAATGTTCTTTGGGAAG TTTGGAGAATGTTCAAGTGGAATTGTTTGAGAAAGATATATGTAGGGGTATGAAGCCAAGTATATTCCAGTATAATGTTCTCCATTTTCATGGCAGCACTCTTGGAG ATGTGACGTGGCTTCCACGGTCGCTCTTTGTGGCGGGTGGACATCTCTTCATATGCAATGAAGACTTCAGGCAGCTGAGTTCTCTACTGACAGATGCTTCTTCTGCTCCGTATTTCTCACTTGACTCAACCTGCTCCATCTCCGACATATTTGAGATG GTTATTGAATCACGAAGAAGCCCATGCTTGTCACTGAAGATCAAGCATAAGGATTCCACATTTCAAACCAGACAAAAAAGGACAGTGAATTCAGTAACATGGAAGCTCAAGTTACTCAGCACCGAGTGTGTACTTAAATTTGTTGCTCTAGTCAATGGACTTCACCCAGATTCGTCAGAATCCCCGTTGCTCGTAAGGCATTTGGGTGAGAGATAA
- the LOC104782788 gene encoding uncharacterized protein LOC104782788 isoform X4 has translation MAIITGDRYLENLQKFLEERADSLIDATDVLKLNPAGLHYVHLRLESLRELERMLSGAPVDYLRAYVSDIGDFRALEQLRRILRLLPSLKVVSSLPSPARDPTPLSLLPFSKLKVLELRGCDLSTSSAKGLLELRHTLEKLICHNSTDALRHVFASRIAEIKDSPLWNKLAFVSSACNRLVLMDESLQLLPSVESLDLSRNKFAKVDNLRRCFKLKHLDLGFNQLRKISHLSEVSCHLVKLVLRNNALTTLHGIENLKSLEGLDVSFNLISDFSELEFLGSLSFLTDLWLEGNPICCARWYRAHVLSYVARPNDLKLDGKHIGNREFWKRQVVVTRRKSQPASYGFYSPAREEADDEGSCNRKKKKIYRLASIDSEEESTYVNSDQESASCDPETLSKEESIKSDHEADVFGLISKVEQLKKERSVLWLREFKEWIDHPSEEFVDVRKKENSTDSEEKYYTKNSNEFNGETLRYAPGNLPGFQITDPTQTHQAFFLDGKPDENGNMSTSDATQDMTGSVLPSSPPHYQKDVLHRRQNLVEEILQLSADSYSVASSDSTSSCSENEDYDSEQSNPEQDTLTLSGNKGTNFLDSQPEKSSIIKTWRIDDSFKAKTTKILSKLHRSELASGVNQIYHWFDKRKSKRKHRKRDVSLLEENSVINNGETTHRSDADISDSSEDEYISDHFQEGSLTTGCNSKRSTRFLGPEKSLEVIGGLVEEYFTSTQPDSSVDETCRIFVTCDCILPQESTCKQQEVVLLLSSQEKLYVLLVGVSTADSQKSNLSLLCSRTIDDIQDVSVGLGLQATL, from the exons CTATCTCCGCGCCTACGTCTCCGACATTGGCGATTTCCGTGCCCTCGAGCAGCTCCGTCGTATTCTCCGCCTCCTCCCTTCTCTCAAGGtcgtttcttctcttccttcaccGGCTCGTGATCCTACGCcgctctctcttcttcctttctctaaGCTTAAGGTCTTGGAACTCCGTGGCTGTGATTTATCTACTTCTTCTGCTAAGGGCTTGCTCGAACTCAGGCACACCTTGGAGAAGTTGATCTGCCATAATTCCact GATGCGTTGCGGCATGTGTTCGCTAGTAGAATCGCCGAGATTAAGGATTCACCACTGTGGAATAAGTTGGCTTTCGTTTCTTCCGCTTGTAACCGTCTTGTGCTCATGGATGAGTCATTGCAGCTTCTTCCATCTGTTGAGTCGCTTGATCTGAGTCGGAACAAGTTTGCAAAGGTGGATAATCTTCGGAGATGTTTCAAGTTGAAACACCTTGATCTCGGGTTCAATCAACTTAGAAAAATCTCTCACTTGAGTGAG GTATCCTGTCACCTAGTTAAACTTGTTTTGAGGAATAATGCGCTGACTACATTACATGGGATTGAGAATTTGAAGTCACTTGAAGGCCTTGATGTTTCCTTCAACCTTATTTCCGACTTTTCAGAACTAGAGTTTCTCGGGAGTCTTTCATTCTTGACAGACTTGTGGTTGGAAGGAAATCCAATTTGTTGTGCTCGTTGGTATAGGGCACATGTCCTCAGCTACGTTGCTCGTCCCAATGat TTGAAGCTAGATGGCAAACATATAGGGAATAGAGAATTTTGGAAGAGGCAGGTTGTTGTCACCCGTAGGAAAAGTCAGCCTGCCAGCTATGGGTTCTACTCGCCGGCCAGAGAGGAAGCTGATGATGAAGGAAGCTGTAATAGAAAAAAG AAGAAAATCTATCGGCTCGCGTCTATTGATAGTGAGGAAGAAAGCACCTACGTGAATTCTGATCAAGAGTCTGCTTCATGTGACCCCGAGACTCTAAGCAAAGAGGAGAGTATCAAGTCTGACCACGAAGCTGATGTCTTTGGTCTAATAAGTAAAGTTGAACAGTTGAAGAAAGAACGTTCTGTTCTTTGGCTTCGAGAGTTTAAGGAGTGGATAGATCATCCATCAGAGGAGTTTGTGGATGTCAGAAAAAAGGAGAACAGTACTGATTCAGAGGAAAAGTATTACACGAAGAATTCAAATGAATTCAATGGTGAAACATTGAGATATGCACCAGGGAATTTACCAGGTTTCCAAATTACAGATCCAACTCAGACGCATCAAGCTTTTTTTCTCGATGGGAAGCCAGATGAAAATGGAAACATGTCAACATCGGATGCTACTCAGGATATGACAGGATCAGTTTTGCCCTCATCACCCCCTCATTACCAAAAGGATGTCTTACACCGGCGTCAGAACCTGGTGGAAGAAATCTTACAGCTATCAGCAGATTCGTATTCAGTGGCATCCTCTGATAGCACAAGCAGCTGCAGTgaaaatgaagattatgattCTGAGCAATCAAATCCTGAACAGGATACGTTGACTCTTAGTGGGAATAAAGGCACAAACTTCCTTGACTCTCAACCAGAGAAGAGTAGCATCATAAAGACTTGGAGGATAGATGATTCATTCAAAGCAAAGACCACTAAAATTCTTTCGAAACTGCATAGAAGTGAGCTTGCTTCTGGTGTTAACCAGATTTACCATTGGTTTGACAAACGGAAAAGCAAGAGGAAGCATAGAAAAAGAGATGTTTCCTTACTGGAGGAAAATAGTGTCATAAATAATGGAGAAACAACTCATAGAAGTGATGCAGATATCAGTGATTCTAGTGAAGATGAATATATTTCTGATCATTTTCAAGAAGGTTCCTTGACTACGGGTTGTAACAGTAAGAGAAGTACTAGATTTTTGGGACCTGAAAAATCCCTTGAAGTAATAGGTGGTCTAGTGGAGGAATACTTTACATCAACACAGCCAGATTCCAGCGTTGATGAGACTTGTAGGATATTCGTTACGTGTGACTGTATACTACCACAAGAATCTACCTGCAAACAACA GGAAGTGGTGTTGCTGCTGAGTAGCCAAGAAAAACTGTATGTGCTGCTCGTGGGTGTCTCTACTGCTGATTCACAAA AGAGTAACTTAAGTTTATTGTGTTCGCGTACGATCGATGATATACAAGACGTCTCAGTTGGTCTAGGACTTCAG GCTACGCTTTAG
- the LOC104782788 gene encoding uncharacterized protein LOC104782788 isoform X1 yields MAIITGDRYLENLQKFLEERADSLIDATDVLKLNPAGLHYVHLRLESLRELERMLSGAPVDYLRAYVSDIGDFRALEQLRRILRLLPSLKVVSSLPSPARDPTPLSLLPFSKLKVLELRGCDLSTSSAKGLLELRHTLEKLICHNSTDALRHVFASRIAEIKDSPLWNKLAFVSSACNRLVLMDESLQLLPSVESLDLSRNKFAKVDNLRRCFKLKHLDLGFNQLRKISHLSEVSCHLVKLVLRNNALTTLHGIENLKSLEGLDVSFNLISDFSELEFLGSLSFLTDLWLEGNPICCARWYRAHVLSYVARPNDLKLDGKHIGNREFWKRQVVVTRRKSQPASYGFYSPAREEADDEGSCNRKKKKIYRLASIDSEEESTYVNSDQESASCDPETLSKEESIKSDHEADVFGLISKVEQLKKERSVLWLREFKEWIDHPSEEFVDVRKKENSTDSEEKYYTKNSNEFNGETLRYAPGNLPGFQITDPTQTHQAFFLDGKPDENGNMSTSDATQDMTGSVLPSSPPHYQKDVLHRRQNLVEEILQLSADSYSVASSDSTSSCSENEDYDSEQSNPEQDTLTLSGNKGTNFLDSQPEKSSIIKTWRIDDSFKAKTTKILSKLHRSELASGVNQIYHWFDKRKSKRKHRKRDVSLLEENSVINNGETTHRSDADISDSSEDEYISDHFQEGSLTTGCNSKRSTRFLGPEKSLEVIGGLVEEYFTSTQPDSSVDETCRIFVTCDCILPQESTCKQQEVVLLLSSQEKLYVLLVGVSTADSQKSNLSLLCSRTIDDIQDVSVGLGLQVVRLRFREDAEYIFITGSIEKTTVLLSIIKFLDSQVTDSKCSLGSLENVQVELFEKDICRGMKPSIFQYNVLHFHGSTLGDVTWLPRSLFVAGGHLFICNEDFRQLSSLLTDASSAPYFSLDSTCSISDIFEMVIESRRSPCLSLKIKHKDSTFQTRQKRTVNSVTWKLKLLSTECVLKFVALVNGLHPDSSESPLLVRHLGER; encoded by the exons CTATCTCCGCGCCTACGTCTCCGACATTGGCGATTTCCGTGCCCTCGAGCAGCTCCGTCGTATTCTCCGCCTCCTCCCTTCTCTCAAGGtcgtttcttctcttccttcaccGGCTCGTGATCCTACGCcgctctctcttcttcctttctctaaGCTTAAGGTCTTGGAACTCCGTGGCTGTGATTTATCTACTTCTTCTGCTAAGGGCTTGCTCGAACTCAGGCACACCTTGGAGAAGTTGATCTGCCATAATTCCact GATGCGTTGCGGCATGTGTTCGCTAGTAGAATCGCCGAGATTAAGGATTCACCACTGTGGAATAAGTTGGCTTTCGTTTCTTCCGCTTGTAACCGTCTTGTGCTCATGGATGAGTCATTGCAGCTTCTTCCATCTGTTGAGTCGCTTGATCTGAGTCGGAACAAGTTTGCAAAGGTGGATAATCTTCGGAGATGTTTCAAGTTGAAACACCTTGATCTCGGGTTCAATCAACTTAGAAAAATCTCTCACTTGAGTGAG GTATCCTGTCACCTAGTTAAACTTGTTTTGAGGAATAATGCGCTGACTACATTACATGGGATTGAGAATTTGAAGTCACTTGAAGGCCTTGATGTTTCCTTCAACCTTATTTCCGACTTTTCAGAACTAGAGTTTCTCGGGAGTCTTTCATTCTTGACAGACTTGTGGTTGGAAGGAAATCCAATTTGTTGTGCTCGTTGGTATAGGGCACATGTCCTCAGCTACGTTGCTCGTCCCAATGat TTGAAGCTAGATGGCAAACATATAGGGAATAGAGAATTTTGGAAGAGGCAGGTTGTTGTCACCCGTAGGAAAAGTCAGCCTGCCAGCTATGGGTTCTACTCGCCGGCCAGAGAGGAAGCTGATGATGAAGGAAGCTGTAATAGAAAAAAG AAGAAAATCTATCGGCTCGCGTCTATTGATAGTGAGGAAGAAAGCACCTACGTGAATTCTGATCAAGAGTCTGCTTCATGTGACCCCGAGACTCTAAGCAAAGAGGAGAGTATCAAGTCTGACCACGAAGCTGATGTCTTTGGTCTAATAAGTAAAGTTGAACAGTTGAAGAAAGAACGTTCTGTTCTTTGGCTTCGAGAGTTTAAGGAGTGGATAGATCATCCATCAGAGGAGTTTGTGGATGTCAGAAAAAAGGAGAACAGTACTGATTCAGAGGAAAAGTATTACACGAAGAATTCAAATGAATTCAATGGTGAAACATTGAGATATGCACCAGGGAATTTACCAGGTTTCCAAATTACAGATCCAACTCAGACGCATCAAGCTTTTTTTCTCGATGGGAAGCCAGATGAAAATGGAAACATGTCAACATCGGATGCTACTCAGGATATGACAGGATCAGTTTTGCCCTCATCACCCCCTCATTACCAAAAGGATGTCTTACACCGGCGTCAGAACCTGGTGGAAGAAATCTTACAGCTATCAGCAGATTCGTATTCAGTGGCATCCTCTGATAGCACAAGCAGCTGCAGTgaaaatgaagattatgattCTGAGCAATCAAATCCTGAACAGGATACGTTGACTCTTAGTGGGAATAAAGGCACAAACTTCCTTGACTCTCAACCAGAGAAGAGTAGCATCATAAAGACTTGGAGGATAGATGATTCATTCAAAGCAAAGACCACTAAAATTCTTTCGAAACTGCATAGAAGTGAGCTTGCTTCTGGTGTTAACCAGATTTACCATTGGTTTGACAAACGGAAAAGCAAGAGGAAGCATAGAAAAAGAGATGTTTCCTTACTGGAGGAAAATAGTGTCATAAATAATGGAGAAACAACTCATAGAAGTGATGCAGATATCAGTGATTCTAGTGAAGATGAATATATTTCTGATCATTTTCAAGAAGGTTCCTTGACTACGGGTTGTAACAGTAAGAGAAGTACTAGATTTTTGGGACCTGAAAAATCCCTTGAAGTAATAGGTGGTCTAGTGGAGGAATACTTTACATCAACACAGCCAGATTCCAGCGTTGATGAGACTTGTAGGATATTCGTTACGTGTGACTGTATACTACCACAAGAATCTACCTGCAAACAACA GGAAGTGGTGTTGCTGCTGAGTAGCCAAGAAAAACTGTATGTGCTGCTCGTGGGTGTCTCTACTGCTGATTCACAAA AGAGTAACTTAAGTTTATTGTGTTCGCGTACGATCGATGATATACAAGACGTCTCAGTTGGTCTAGGACTTCAGGTTGTGAG GCTACGCTTTAGGGAGGATGCGGAGTACATTTTCATAACAGGGAGCATTGAGAAAACAACAGTTTTACTCAGTATCATAAAATTCTTGGATTCTCAGGTTACAGATTCAAAATGTTCTTTGGGAAG TTTGGAGAATGTTCAAGTGGAATTGTTTGAGAAAGATATATGTAGGGGTATGAAGCCAAGTATATTCCAGTATAATGTTCTCCATTTTCATGGCAGCACTCTTGGAG ATGTGACGTGGCTTCCACGGTCGCTCTTTGTGGCGGGTGGACATCTCTTCATATGCAATGAAGACTTCAGGCAGCTGAGTTCTCTACTGACAGATGCTTCTTCTGCTCCGTATTTCTCACTTGACTCAACCTGCTCCATCTCCGACATATTTGAGATG GTTATTGAATCACGAAGAAGCCCATGCTTGTCACTGAAGATCAAGCATAAGGATTCCACATTTCAAACCAGACAAAAAAGGACAGTGAATTCAGTAACATGGAAGCTCAAGTTACTCAGCACCGAGTGTGTACTTAAATTTGTTGCTCTAGTCAATGGACTTCACCCAGATTCGTCAGAATCCCCGTTGCTCGTAAGGCATTTGGGTGAGAGATAA